A part of Hirundo rustica isolate bHirRus1 unplaced genomic scaffold, bHirRus1.pri.v3 scaffold_216_arrow_ctg1, whole genome shotgun sequence genomic DNA contains:
- the LOC120747823 gene encoding olfactory receptor 14J1-like has translation MSNSSSISHFLLLALADTQQLQLLHFCLFLGISLAALLGNGLIISAVACGHHLHTPMFFFLLNLALTDLGSILTTVPKAMHNSLWDTRYISYTGCVAQLFFFSFFITEELVLLTIMCYDRYVSICKPLHYGTLLGSRACAHMAAAAWASAFLYSLLHTANTFSLPLCHGNAVGQFFCEIPQILKLSCSKSYLRELGLIAISSSLAIGCFVFIVFSYVQIFRAVLRIPSEQGRHKAFSTCLPHLAVVSLFLSSAVFAHLKPPSISSPSLDLALSVLYSVVPPALNPLIYSLRNQELKAAMWRLMTGWYQGH, from the coding sequence atgtccaacagcagctccatcagccatttcctcctgctggcattggcagacacacagcagctgcagctcctgcacttctgcctcttcctgggcatctccctggctgccctcctgggcaacggcctcatcatcagcgccgtagcctgcggccaccacctgcacacgcccatgttcttcttcctgctcaacctggccctcaccgacctgggctccatcctcaccactgtgcccaaagccatgcacaattccctctgggacaccaggtACATCTCCTACACAGGATGTGTTgcacagctctttttcttttccttctttatcaCAGAAGAGCTTGTCCTCCTGACCATCATGTGCTATGACCGCtacgtgtccatctgcaaacccctgcactacgggaccctcctgggcagcagagcttgtgcccacatggcagcagctgcctgggccagtgcctttctctaTTCACTGCTGCACACggccaatacattttccctgcccctgtgccatggcaatgccgtgggccagttcttctgtgaaatcccacagaTCCTCAAACTCTCCTGCTCCAAATCCTATCTCAGGGAACTTGGGCTCATTGCAATTAGTTCCTCTTTAGCAATTGgatgttttgtgttcattgttttctcctatgtgcagatcttcagggctgtgctgaggatcccctctgagcagggacggcacaaagccttttccacctgcctccctcacctggctgtggtctccctgttcctcagcagTGCAGTGTTTGCCCATCTGAAGCcaccctccatctcctccccatccctggatctggccctgtcagttctgtactcagtggtgcctccagccctgaaccccctcatctacagcctgaggaaccaaGAGCTCAAGGCTGCAATGTGGAGACTGATGACTGGATGGTATCAGGGGCATTAA